A region from the Cellvibrio sp. PSBB006 genome encodes:
- a CDS encoding marine proteobacterial sortase target protein, whose protein sequence is MCFNRRRIPKHLLLQPSPPHRPTRRIWTWVLGSLVVLLTIAAAEIARADVNPEEASAGSLLVKTASGYRAALHHHSEAQVTIKGMLARVVLRQTFENVTDDWVEGVYVFPLPEDAAINRMVLEIGERRIVADIKEKQEAQRIYDQAKREGKRAALTRQERPNLFTQAIANIGPKEKVIIELQYHELVTYRNQTFSWRLPTTLTPRYIPGVMKQDADTQVSLETNSGWGWAQPTDQVPDAHRITPFVHPAPQPDTNNIAINISLDAGVPLAQIRGAYHELSIYKLGNGHQITPTQKHIPMDRDFEMQWHTVAGKAPDAAFFTEHIDGEDYALLMVLPTQQEQAGATLPREVIFIIDTSGSMGGVSIEQAKASLQLALSRLADKDRFNVIEFNSFHQALFSRPVPADANALQQARSFVQRLNADGGTEMAPALDEALRYPAAEGYLKQVIFITDGSVGNETSLFELIHQQLGDARLFTVGIGSAPNSYFMTKAAEFGRGTFTFIGAQTEVAEKMQSLFTKLESPVMSDIEVNWPVPVEAWPARIPDLYQGEPLLVSAKVSGTWPNRGVIDVRGQQAGKSWSRKLAVANTSSDAASHSGIGVRWAEQKIAALLDEKVRGRPEAEVRDAVLEVALQHQLMSPYTSFVAVEETPSRPQDQALEQAPVPNLLPQGQQAAPLMYPRTATPLLLNWLLGSCALLALLALRRFGSREVHHD, encoded by the coding sequence ATGTGTTTTAACCGCCGCCGCATCCCCAAACATCTGCTATTGCAACCGTCACCGCCTCACCGACCCACGCGTCGGATATGGACATGGGTTTTAGGCTCGCTGGTGGTGCTGCTGACGATAGCCGCCGCCGAAATCGCCCGCGCCGATGTGAACCCGGAAGAAGCCAGCGCCGGGTCTTTGTTGGTTAAAACCGCCAGCGGTTACCGCGCGGCGCTGCATCATCACAGCGAGGCGCAGGTCACCATCAAGGGCATGCTGGCGCGGGTGGTGTTGCGTCAGACCTTTGAAAATGTCACCGACGACTGGGTGGAAGGCGTGTATGTATTTCCGCTGCCGGAGGACGCGGCCATCAATCGCATGGTGCTGGAGATTGGCGAGCGTCGGATTGTGGCGGACATTAAGGAAAAGCAGGAAGCACAACGGATTTACGACCAGGCCAAGCGCGAAGGCAAGCGCGCGGCACTGACCCGGCAGGAGCGGCCCAACCTGTTTACCCAGGCGATTGCCAATATTGGTCCCAAGGAAAAGGTCATCATCGAATTGCAGTATCACGAGCTGGTGACCTATCGCAATCAAACCTTCAGTTGGCGTTTGCCCACCACACTCACGCCGCGCTACATCCCCGGCGTGATGAAACAGGATGCCGACACTCAGGTGTCGCTGGAAACCAACAGCGGCTGGGGTTGGGCGCAGCCCACCGATCAGGTGCCGGACGCGCATCGGATTACGCCCTTTGTGCATCCCGCACCGCAGCCTGACACCAACAACATCGCCATCAATATCAGCCTGGATGCCGGCGTGCCCCTGGCGCAAATTCGCGGCGCTTACCATGAACTCAGCATCTATAAGCTGGGCAACGGCCACCAGATTACACCGACGCAAAAGCACATCCCCATGGATCGCGACTTCGAGATGCAGTGGCATACCGTTGCCGGCAAGGCGCCGGACGCGGCCTTTTTTACGGAGCACATTGATGGCGAAGATTACGCGCTGCTGATGGTGTTACCAACGCAACAGGAACAGGCCGGCGCAACCCTGCCGCGCGAAGTGATCTTTATCATCGACACCTCCGGCTCCATGGGCGGTGTGTCCATTGAGCAAGCCAAGGCCAGCCTGCAACTGGCGCTGTCGCGCCTGGCCGACAAGGATCGCTTCAACGTCATCGAATTCAATTCCTTCCATCAGGCGTTGTTCAGTCGACCGGTTCCGGCAGATGCCAACGCGCTGCAACAGGCGCGCAGTTTTGTGCAGCGGTTAAATGCCGATGGTGGCACCGAGATGGCGCCGGCATTGGATGAAGCGTTGCGTTACCCGGCGGCGGAAGGCTACCTGAAGCAGGTGATCTTTATCACCGACGGCAGCGTCGGTAACGAGACATCACTGTTCGAATTGATTCACCAACAACTGGGCGATGCACGCTTGTTTACGGTGGGCATCGGCTCCGCGCCCAACAGCTACTTTATGACCAAGGCAGCAGAATTCGGGCGCGGCACCTTTACCTTTATCGGCGCTCAGACCGAAGTGGCGGAGAAGATGCAATCGCTGTTTACCAAACTGGAAAGTCCCGTGATGAGTGACATAGAAGTTAACTGGCCGGTGCCGGTAGAAGCCTGGCCTGCGCGTATCCCCGACTTGTATCAAGGCGAGCCGCTATTGGTCAGTGCCAAGGTGAGCGGCACCTGGCCGAATCGGGGTGTGATTGACGTGCGTGGCCAGCAAGCCGGTAAAAGCTGGTCGCGCAAGTTAGCCGTGGCTAATACCTCCAGCGATGCTGCATCCCACAGTGGTATCGGCGTGCGCTGGGCAGAGCAGAAAATTGCCGCGCTGCTGGATGAGAAAGTCCGTGGTCGCCCGGAGGCCGAGGTTCGCGACGCGGTGCTGGAGGTAGCCTTGCAGCATCAGTTGATGTCGCCCTACACCAGCTTTGTGGCGGTAGAGGAAACACCGAGTCGCCCGCAGGATCAGGCGCTGGAGCAGGCGCCGGTCCCCAATCTGTTGCCCCAGGGTCAGCAAGCCGCGCCGCTGATGTACCCGCGTACCGCGACCCCGTTACTGCTCAACTGGTTGCTCGGTAGTTGTGCATTACTCGCGTTACTGGCGTTGCGTCGCTTCGGCTCGCGGGAGGTGCATCATGACTAG
- a CDS encoding ATP-binding protein: MRLRRQLLLVSLLGLSLPWAGCQYIREMEDALRQGQSIALLASAQAVANRISNEPALLEELQQPAAQVYAIDQIYAHPFPAPAILDGYDDEWRHREFDGLAWENSIFSFHLQAASHDKDLYLFARVDDANIVYYNPGFESPTQSDHLVLRMHDTEGNAQDFVINTSAPGMINAHAATLDYNDYGERITRYVREHRIKGVWQEREQGYQLELQLPLTMTHGYLSVAAVNHSTVSDATTAGAWLGTIKRTDNPKPLVKQNAVLADALNVFAGQDLRLRITGRNQWLIAEAGRLQSPTKLPVEENGLLAWLMRNLFTRTDLPPLDTPQFTGRLDAPEIQQALNGDNARTWYQYGVHNLGRAVVPVVRQTRIIGTVVVEQTSASILSLTNNAFQRLMFYTLLATLVAGAGLVAYATWLSLRIRRLSEAADTAMREDGKLENQFPVSKAQDEIGDLNRSYAQLLARLQEYTDYLRTLSNKLSHELRTPLAVVRSSLDNLDNEKLDAQAKVFATRAQEGSQRLSAILNAISSASRVEESIRTTEMEPVPLEKVIHELTLAYRDIAQQHVVSDIPANESFVIHGSADLIVQMIDKLFDNACDFCPPEGKIVFSLRKLKDQVVLTVSNDGPLLPQKMQSQLFDSLVSIRESKDKHNDNKIHLGLGLHIVRLIVEVHHARVSARNRADNSGVEFEVIFPPAISYTL; encoded by the coding sequence ATGCGTTTGCGTCGACAATTATTGCTGGTGAGTTTGCTCGGGCTGAGTTTGCCCTGGGCTGGTTGCCAATATATTCGCGAGATGGAAGATGCGTTGCGTCAGGGCCAAAGCATTGCACTATTGGCCAGCGCGCAAGCGGTAGCCAATCGCATCAGCAACGAGCCGGCGCTATTGGAAGAACTGCAACAACCGGCGGCCCAGGTTTATGCCATCGATCAAATCTACGCGCATCCTTTTCCCGCACCAGCCATACTCGACGGTTACGACGATGAATGGCGCCATCGCGAATTCGATGGATTAGCCTGGGAAAATTCTATCTTTTCATTCCATCTGCAAGCCGCCAGCCACGACAAGGATTTGTACCTGTTTGCCCGTGTCGATGATGCAAACATTGTGTATTACAACCCCGGCTTTGAATCGCCGACCCAAAGCGATCATCTGGTATTGCGCATGCACGACACAGAAGGCAATGCGCAGGATTTTGTTATCAACACCAGCGCACCGGGCATGATCAATGCGCACGCGGCAACGCTCGACTACAACGACTATGGTGAACGCATTACACGTTATGTGCGCGAACATCGCATCAAAGGCGTGTGGCAGGAGCGCGAGCAGGGTTATCAACTGGAGTTGCAATTACCACTCACCATGACCCACGGTTATTTAAGTGTGGCGGCGGTCAATCACAGCACGGTCAGTGATGCGACAACCGCCGGCGCTTGGTTGGGCACAATAAAACGCACGGATAATCCCAAACCTTTGGTAAAACAAAATGCCGTGCTCGCGGACGCCCTGAATGTATTTGCCGGGCAGGATTTGCGCTTACGCATAACCGGCCGCAATCAATGGCTGATTGCCGAAGCCGGTCGCTTGCAATCACCGACTAAATTACCCGTCGAGGAAAATGGATTGCTGGCCTGGCTGATGCGCAATTTGTTTACCCGCACTGATTTGCCACCGCTGGATACACCGCAATTTACCGGCCGCCTGGATGCACCGGAAATTCAGCAGGCACTCAACGGCGATAACGCACGCACCTGGTATCAGTATGGTGTACACAATTTGGGCCGCGCTGTTGTGCCGGTCGTGCGCCAGACGCGCATCATCGGAACCGTGGTGGTTGAACAAACCAGTGCCAGTATTCTGTCGCTCACCAACAATGCATTTCAACGCTTGATGTTTTATACCTTGCTGGCGACGCTGGTTGCCGGCGCAGGACTAGTGGCTTATGCAACCTGGTTGTCGTTGCGCATTCGCCGCTTGAGTGAAGCGGCTGACACCGCCATGCGCGAGGACGGAAAACTGGAGAATCAATTTCCGGTATCCAAGGCACAGGATGAGATTGGTGATCTGAATCGCAGCTACGCACAACTCTTGGCCCGCTTGCAGGAATACACGGATTACTTACGCACCCTTTCCAACAAGCTGTCCCATGAACTACGCACGCCGCTCGCGGTGGTGCGCAGTTCACTCGACAATCTCGATAATGAAAAACTGGATGCGCAAGCCAAAGTGTTTGCGACGCGGGCACAGGAAGGCTCGCAACGGCTTTCCGCTATCCTCAACGCGATCAGCTCCGCGAGCCGCGTAGAAGAAAGCATTCGTACCACCGAGATGGAACCGGTTCCGCTGGAAAAAGTGATTCATGAACTGACGCTTGCCTATCGGGATATTGCGCAACAACACGTCGTGTCGGATATTCCTGCCAACGAGTCGTTTGTTATTCACGGCTCTGCCGATTTGATTGTGCAGATGATCGACAAGCTGTTCGACAACGCCTGCGATTTTTGTCCACCCGAAGGGAAAATTGTTTTTTCACTGCGCAAACTCAAGGATCAGGTTGTGCTTACCGTGAGCAACGATGGCCCCTTGTTACCACAAAAGATGCAGAGCCAGTTATTCGACTCGCTGGTGTCTATTCGTGAATCCAAAGATAAACACAACGACAACAAAATCCACCTGGGGCTGGGTTTACATATCGTGCGTTTGATTGTCGAGGTGCATCACGCGCGGGTCAGTGCGCGCAATCGTGCTGATAACAGCGGCGTGGAGTTTGAAGTTATCTTTCCGCCGGCTATCAGTTATACGCTTTAA
- the pdsR gene encoding proteobacterial dedicated sortase system response regulator, whose protein sequence is MARHIAIVEDEIALAHNYRDALTRQGYSVSLYHNRPDALAAFNKSLPDLAIIDVGLGDDIEGGFELCRDLRSKAPALPIIFLTARDSEFDVVSGLRLGADDYLTKDISQPHMLARIVALFRRVDALRKPDAQPSEEILQRGKLLLNMDRMSAHWDEQPVDLTVTELWIVHALSKHPGHVKNRQQLMDAANVVLDDNTITSHVKRIRKKFLRLDEQFDAVKTAYGMGYRWDEQ, encoded by the coding sequence ATGGCCCGCCACATCGCCATCGTTGAAGACGAAATCGCCCTCGCCCATAACTACCGCGATGCGCTCACCCGCCAGGGTTACAGCGTGAGTCTCTACCACAACCGCCCTGACGCCTTGGCTGCGTTTAATAAAAGCCTGCCGGATTTGGCGATCATTGATGTGGGTTTGGGAGATGACATTGAAGGCGGGTTTGAATTGTGCCGCGACCTGCGCAGTAAAGCGCCAGCCTTGCCGATTATTTTTTTAACCGCGCGCGACAGTGAATTTGATGTGGTATCCGGTTTGCGTCTGGGCGCCGATGATTACCTCACCAAAGATATCAGCCAACCCCATATGCTCGCGCGCATCGTGGCCTTGTTTCGGCGCGTGGATGCCCTGCGCAAACCCGACGCGCAACCCAGTGAAGAAATTCTGCAACGCGGAAAATTATTGTTGAACATGGATCGCATGAGCGCGCACTGGGATGAACAACCGGTAGACCTGACGGTGACGGAATTGTGGATCGTCCACGCGCTCAGCAAGCATCCCGGCCACGTAAAAAACCGCCAGCAATTGATGGACGCGGCCAACGTCGTGCTCGATGACAATACCATTACCTCGCACGTCAAACGCATTCGCAAGAAATTCCTGCGCCTTGATGAACAATTTGATGCGGTAAAAACCGCTTACGGCATGGGCTACCGCTGGGACGAACAATAA
- a CDS encoding ABC transporter permease, whose product MLIKLARLSVCNRRTTASLTLASLIISVALVLGIDHLRVQAKKSFSQTLSGTDLIVGARSGQLNLLLYSVFRIGNATNNITWQSFQELSRHSAVEWTVPLSLGDSHRGFRVLGTTAAYFEHYRYGQQRPLIFAEGKIFNGVYDAVLGAEVARKLNYQVGDELVLAHGSGAVNLHHHDDKPFRVTGILQPTGTPVDRTVHISLAGIEAIHLDWQQGMPIPGNTISAEAALQQDLTPKNITAMLVGLKSRAATFTVQRQVNQYPQEPLMAILPGVALTELWQMLSVVENVLYLISIMVLLAVLIGMMTSLLASMNERQREIAILRAVGAGAGYLFLLIELEVLLLIVLALAGGVLLLTGSLWIAQPMLADQFGLFIDINPLQPQTFYLLGGIVGLAMLMGLIPALSAYRRALSDGLAQRL is encoded by the coding sequence ATGCTGATTAAACTGGCGCGCCTCAGTGTGTGCAATCGCCGCACCACCGCATCCCTGACCTTGGCTTCATTAATTATCAGCGTAGCGCTGGTATTGGGCATTGATCATCTGCGTGTTCAGGCGAAGAAAAGTTTCAGCCAAACCTTGTCGGGCACGGATCTGATTGTCGGTGCACGCTCCGGGCAATTAAATTTACTCTTGTATTCCGTATTCCGCATTGGCAATGCCACCAACAATATTACCTGGCAAAGTTTTCAGGAGTTAAGTCGTCACAGTGCGGTGGAGTGGACCGTACCATTGTCCTTAGGTGATTCCCATCGTGGCTTTCGCGTGTTGGGTACGACGGCCGCGTACTTCGAACATTATCGTTACGGTCAACAGCGGCCACTGATATTTGCCGAAGGAAAAATATTTAATGGCGTTTACGACGCGGTGCTTGGTGCTGAGGTCGCACGCAAATTGAATTATCAGGTGGGCGATGAGCTGGTATTAGCCCACGGTAGCGGTGCGGTAAATTTGCATCACCACGATGACAAACCCTTCCGCGTAACTGGCATTTTGCAACCGACCGGCACGCCGGTGGATCGCACGGTACATATCAGTCTGGCGGGTATTGAGGCGATTCATCTCGACTGGCAACAGGGCATGCCGATTCCCGGCAATACGATTTCGGCAGAAGCGGCATTACAGCAGGATCTTACGCCCAAAAATATCACCGCAATGCTTGTGGGGTTAAAATCCCGCGCCGCGACCTTCACCGTGCAACGCCAGGTAAACCAATATCCGCAAGAGCCTTTGATGGCGATACTGCCCGGTGTTGCACTTACTGAACTCTGGCAAATGTTAAGCGTGGTGGAAAACGTGTTGTACCTGATTTCCATCATGGTGTTGTTGGCTGTGTTGATCGGCATGATGACCAGCTTGTTGGCATCTATGAATGAACGGCAACGGGAGATTGCTATCCTGCGCGCGGTAGGTGCCGGTGCAGGTTATTTATTTTTACTGATTGAACTGGAAGTTTTGTTGTTGATCGTGCTCGCACTGGCCGGCGGCGTTTTATTATTGACCGGTAGCTTGTGGATCGCGCAACCCATGTTGGCAGACCAGTTTGGTTTATTTATTGACATCAATCCTCTACAGCCGCAGACGTTTTACTTACTCGGCGGTATTGTCGGTCTGGCGATGCTGATGGGGTTGATCCCCGCGTTAAGTGCCTATCGTCGCGCGTTAAGCGACGGGCTGGCACAGCGTTTGTAA